From a region of the Salvelinus alpinus chromosome 2, SLU_Salpinus.1, whole genome shotgun sequence genome:
- the LOC139547139 gene encoding zinc finger protein 436-like, giving the protein MLMLILGSPTMNSLSYSLTAKEEAICWTQKEALGLNIVVKEEEEENITVKEEEEAFRIKQEDEEAITSKEEKEPFGVKEAEEAISIKEEEEVVLGVKKEEVEGEEVETGDLIDTRERPDSQSDSGKSPSVAPDSETPKPARQHHCSHCGKSFSWLGYLKRHERIHTGEKPFQCSQCGKNFTVLVNLKRHEKLHSGEKPYHCSHCGKSFTQLGNLKQHEWTHTGEKPYHCFQCENRFSRSVDLKAHERTHTGEKPFQCSQCGKSFTVVANLKRHERIHTGEKPFQCSHCGKSFTQLGHLKKHERTHTGEKPYHCSHCGKTFSRSGDLKTHETTHIGEKPFQCSQCGKSYAKLRYLKEHKRIRTGAKLFQCC; this is encoded by the exons atgctaatgctaatttTAGGTAGCCCAACCATGAACTCACTAAGCTACTCCCTTACTGCTAAAGAAGAGGCGATCTGCTGGACgcagaaagaagctctggggctgaacattgtcgtaaaagaagaggaagaggagaatattacagtgaaagaagaggaagaagctTTCAGAATAAAACAGGAGGACGAGGAGGCTATCACGTCGAAAGAAGAGAAAGAACCTTTTGGAGTGAAAGAGGCAGAGGAGGCTATCTCaataaaagaggaggaggaagttgTTTTGGGAGtgaaaaaggaggaggttgaaggaGAGGAAGTGGAGACTGGAGATCTGATTGACACTA gagagagaccagactctcAGTCTGACAGCGGGAAGAGTCCTTCAGTGGCACCAGACTCAGAGACGCCCAAACCAGCAAGACAGCATCACtgttcccactgtggaaagagttttagctGGTTAGGGTACCTAAAacggcatgagagaatacacacaggagaaaagcctttccaatgttcccagtgtggaaagaattTTACCGTGTTAGTCAACCTGAAAAGGCATGAGAAACTACACTCTGGAGAAAAGCCTTATCACtgttcccactgtggaaagagttttactcagttagGGAACCTAAAACAGCACGagtggacacacacaggagaaaagccttaccactgcttcCAATGTGAAAATAGATTTTCAAGATCAGTGGACCTAAAAGCtcatgagagaacacacacaggagaaaagcctttccaatgttcccagtgtggaaagagttttaccgtGGTAGCTAACCTGAaaaggcatgagagaatacacactggagaaaagccatttcaatgttcccattgtggaaagagttttactcagttagGGCACCTAAAAAAGCATGagcggacacacacaggagaaaagccttaccactgttcccactgtggaaagaCATTTTCACGATCAGGGGACCTAAAAACTCATGAGACAACACACATAGGAGAAAAAcctttccaatgttcccagtgtggaaagagttatGCTAAGTTACGGTACCTAAAAGAGCACAAGAGAATACGCACAGGGGCAAAGCTTTTCCAATGTTGTTAG